Within Pecten maximus chromosome 15, xPecMax1.1, whole genome shotgun sequence, the genomic segment atatcaatctGTATAGattacaattgttttattttgatacacAGAGAAAagacaatgtatttcattttttaattatcaaaacataaaatttaaCTTCAAAATTATCAACACAGTTATGGTACTTTCCGTATCTCTTTTATCGATGTTTAAAGATTAGCGCATGCGCAGCCGCAGTTTTTACCTTATTGTTTTAGGTAATCGATCACACTAAGTATTGTCACATGACTTCTATACACTCACAGTCATCTGTGAGGTAAATTGATATCACATGTACAGATTTTGTATGAAGAACATATACTCactttgatataaaaaaaagtccCCTTAGTGTTACATGAAATAACACACTTGTGCCCGTtcaactaatatatatatatatatgagctAATTTTAGACTGAATTCTGAAAAGGATAAAAAGTCAGCGGTATGTTTCGgcatttgaaaatataaactGTCATAGCAGAAGATTTTATGCTGAGGATTAGCCCCTAGGGACGTCTGCTATGGAGGTGTTATGACTAATCCTATTCATTACCCATCTTTCAATTTCATTGCTGAATTGATTGAACCCATCGATAGTTGTTCATGCATAACTGTCTGTTTGATCAATATCAATACTGGGAATAACCAGTTCAGTAGGTCCAGCCGCCTAAATGATAGTCAGGTCATTACACTCCCTGCCATTTCTTGTCCTAATCGATCGCACCAAAGCGATGCCATTTAGAcgtaagttatttttatacacacAATTATTTAAGTTACTGTATGAGTCAGTTCAGCCGCCAAAGAGTGACTACATTTTACCATTATTCCAAATCAGTCGAATAAGATCGATTTCTTAAAAGCATGTTTGTTcagtaacaaataaaaaagatatacagGTGTTTTCTTTCCGGtttaaatttgtataaatatcaattttgccTATTTTTTGTAAAATCGATATTCTCTTAGCCTATACCATCATCATTTCCCGAAAACACCCGGGTCATCTACAAGTATTTTCACACACACTTTCGCATCCGCACGGGTCAAAAATAGATTCACTCATGTAACATGATAGAATTGGGAGACAAAAACGAATGAAGAAATATCAAGGAGATAATAAATCCTGAAAATTGATTTTGtcgaaaaaataaattttaagaCCCTAGCTATCATGATAATATAAGGGTGGTTATTTCAATTCGTACGattttaatcaatttcaaatcatgatgtaatgatgaaatattatttagatataaagCGTATTTCAGTAACTTAATTTAGataaaaaacagatttaaaatgGGGAATAAAGTTTGATACGTATTGAACATTGGGTAGTAGTGTGTCTATGTAATTCGTATGACAAAAGTTAATTGTCATTCCATAATGGCAGAATGATACTGTGACAGCGGTTATATTCTCTGTCAAATAACACGACAGTCAAGTCAAGCAACATATAACAAGATTTGGCAATTCTGTCATAAACTTTACCTCAAATGATCAATATATCTACTGGTAAATACGTTACGTATCTCCTGTCGTTATCATGTGTCAAATATTATCTATATCATTTTCGTACAAAATCCATACCACtgattaattattgattttggATCGACATGCAGACTGGCTATCTAAAGTATCATCAGTTTTATAAACTACACGGAATAACACGTCTGAGATAGTAATAAGCTCGTTCTTAAATCATATACatcgtagatatactttctTGGTAGTATAACGCCAAAATATGTCTGATATCAACAATATCAGTTTAGACATCACAATAAAGTTAGATATTAAATCCTTACAATGTCTGTCTAGGACGAATGCCTATCACGAAGCTTGGTGAGCCAACAGCAGGACAGTTCCTGGGATATTTGCGGCAGTTTATATCATTTCGATTGTGTTTCAAACCAGTTATGTTCATGAGAACAGCTGGCTCGTTTGGATCCAAGAGGTACAAACCTGGCATTTTATGCCCCGTCCAATCGTTGAGTCCCTGGGGAGGAACATCTGACAATCTGAACATCATTGAGTTAAATCCTAGTCCGGTGTGTAATGATAATTGTCCTTTCAGTCTCGGGGTACACAAGTGAGATCCGAGAACACATAAAAACTATTCAAGACTGTGATTTTTCGTTTTGTGCCTTATTCCCTCGGCTAGGCATTAACCTCGTTGTACCTTATCCTTGTGGTGGAAATCGAAGTCCTCAGTGTCGATTTCTGACTATACATCTGCGGTTTGACCCATTCAACGTCGCTTTGGGGACGATACGTACCAACTCTCGCCCCTCACGGTACCCAGTTGACACAGTTTTTATAATCACCAGTATCCTTGTTAATGTGAGGTTACTTTACAGGGATTCCGTCTCCTCCGGTCAggaaaatgacaaaatatatatctatttatgaGTGTAGCTTGTTCACTGACATACTGAATCGTTGTCATATACAGGGTGAATAAGCTTTGAGTTCAGTGAAAATCTCGGTGAAAAAACTTGGATCACTGTTTATTTTGAGCATGCTCGAACTCTGCCGGTTGATTATCAATAAACATCGGTCCCAAAATCGCTCTCTGTTTTCCTCAACGAGGAAAGGTTTAAGAGGGTAACTGATTTCATTTCCCATATAGGAGTAAGAAAGATACAAACACGTTAGCACCAGTGACTGAAGATCATGCTCGCTGTCGATATCTGAATAGACGATGTCTCTAATGAGCATGTAGACGAACACTACATTGGCGGGGTTGATGAAGGCAACATCTTGCCATCCTTGCAGAAGAAGGGATCTGTCTACAGTTTTTAGCCACATAATGACGTCACAGCCCTCAAAATGTCTCAAACGTTTGCAACGTTTCCTGAGGTATTCCCCCAGACACTTAAGCAGCTCTGACGTTGACGCTTGTATAACTGTACGTTTTGGACTTGTTCCCTTTTCTGTGTTTTTCACAATAATGGTTCGTCGTGAACATTGCTTTTCCTCGGTTTCTGTTTTAAGATTATAACACGACACAGATTTAGGAATATTCCTATTCAAATTGACATTTTCTATGTTAAAATTGTTATCAATTTTCCCGGGAAGCACACGAACCGACGCATTTGAAAATCGTAGAAAATTCttatcttttttctttcctGCGTTAACTGTGAACTTCTTCCAGCTTAGTCCACTGAGGAATATAGAATGTCTTTTAAAATTCTTCTCCTTTGTCGTCGGTGCCTGAATTTGATTCTTGGCATTGTTGAGAATTTCATAACTGAAGTTATTTAGGTTGATATCTTCGTACAAAGGTTTCCGCGGCCTTGGAGAGAACGAAAGAACGGTGCCCATGATGAATTGCGACGCGTCGTGCTCCGAGTTTCAATAGACACTGTTTGCTGTGTTGACTGCTCCTTTATACCCACAGTCACTGTTGTTTTTCACAACATCTCTATCCTTATATTCCCAGTAAATAGTCTCATAGTTGTTCACACATCGTTTCTGAAAGACCAAACAATCCAGGTGGCTTACCTATTTTTAAAATCCATGAATTATCGTACCAATGAGAAAACCAACATGGAGCTACAGTTCTTGTCATTTCTAGCTCCTTGCTTTAGAACTGAATACGTTAACATAATCAGTAGGAATGACATCATCTCCATAGCAACATCGATAATCGATATGTCTGCTTACTGTAGCAATCCTAGCTAGCTTACTTTGCAGCCCACACCGCAAGCTAAGCCAGCACTGGCACTATAATAATGGTAAGGTAAAATCGATCTACGCCTCTCGCTTCATTAACTAGCACATGTATGAGTACATGATTACGACCTCAGTGTTCAGGTTGGCAATAGACGACGCAGCACGGCGCTGGTATGGAccataaatatttgttgaaaatcGATTTACGCTTTCCTTTCAATATACAGCTAAATTATTCAGGTTACTTCCCTTTGGCTCAATAGTTTCATCTTTACGGTCCATCTGTTTTGTTAATGTATGTAGaccaaatatcaatataactaGTACGTGGAATAACATAATATTTACTATTAACATAAAATCGAACCAAAGATTACAAAACTATGGATTGAGCCGGCCACTGATGCACAGAAATGCTTAGACGCATATTCTTCTTGATTTCAACGATTTTTCCATCGCTGTTACTgccgagtcctagaaggacgaacaaCCGTATTATACAGCCAGTATATTCGTCATTCGATACCTTATTTATATCCGTATCTATCGGCCTATTTACATGTGTGTTTGTGATCATTCGAATTGAAACTGTGCTTTCTGTTGGCTTATAATCGATAAGTTTTATTTGTTGCACATAAATACCTAGAGACTAAGTGGTCAATACATAACATGGAAACTTTCATCacttttatatgatatatttaacatttaacttACGTGAATGAAACTTGTCATTATTTGTTATTAGGTATTATAATACAggttttcttttaattttgaacCTTTGGAGTATTGGACTGTCCGACAATTGCACCTTCGTAATACAAGGCGATCACTGGTTACACGTACACTTTGTCTCTTGGTTACCACTAAACTACactaaaaagaagaaaaaaatattttcggATTTTTGAATACTTTTACTTTGTATTGATAAGCGTTAACAGCTTTTGCCATTGAGTATGGTATCTCCTTTGTACGAGATGCATCTGTGTTttatacaatttaatatatagCATACCGTGGAACCGTCGCTTTGCCTCATGAAACGTCGGAAAATGGTCAGATTTCAGTTAGTCGGACACCGTGACGTCATGTGGATAATATGCGCCGGTGTTAGGTAATTAAGCTAGCACCGTCAACTTGGTCGGCGTCAATCAAGGTCAGAAAATTAATCTGTCGTAGGTAGCTGAAAACATGTTTGAAAGCGAAAGTAGGTAACCGAGTCCTGGAATGTGGGCAACTGATATTATATGTGTAGGTAAGCGAGTCCAGGAATGTGGGCAACTGATATTATATGTGTAGGTAAGCGAGTCCAGGAATATGGGAAACTGATATTATATGTGTAGGTAAGCGAGTCCAGGAATATGGGAAACTGAAATTATGTGTAGGTAACCGAGTCCTGGAATGTGGGTAACTGATATTATTTGTAGGTAACCGAGCCCTGGAATGTGAGTAACTGATACTATTTGTAGGTAACCGAGTCCTGGAATGTGGGTAATTGATATTATTTGTACTGTAGGTAACCGAGTCCTGGAATGTGGGTAATTGATATTATATGTACGTAACCGAGTCCTGGAATGTGGGTAATTGATATTATATGTAGGTAACCGAGTCCTGGAATGTGGGTAACTGATAGTATTTGTAGGTAACCGAGGCCTGGAATGTGGGTAACTGATATTATTTGTAGGTAACCGAGCCCTGGAATGTGGGTAACTAATATTATTTGTAGGTAACCGAGCCCTGGAATGTGGGTAACTAATATTATTTGTAGGTAACCGAGTGCTGGAATGTGGGTAACTTATATTATTTGTAGGTAACCGAGCCCTGGAATGTGGGTAACTAATATTATATGTAGGTAACCGAGTCCTGGAATATGGCAAACTGAAATTGTATGTAGGTACATTATAACTGAATCAATAGGAGGTAACTGTATACATAACGGGACCATGGAAATGATGCTAAATCATTCAGATTGTTTTCATCGACGGAAATACTAGACAATCGGCACAGCTTTTATTACTGTAAATCCTGTTTAATGTGTATTGTTAAATTAAATACGTGTATCTGTGTGCCCGATATTATAATCCTGCGTAGTAATAAAGAAAAGGCAATTTCCAATTGTATTTCCACCCCTCAGAAGGAAATGcaagatacaaatgtacaaccatattatagtttatataaacaaaatgtcacGTGTTTCTAAACCactgtcttttttttctaatgtatatagatattggCCCCTATGAATAAAGTCCGTGTTGTGTCCTCTATAGCCTTGATCTGAGTCTATAAAGTGATAGTTGCTACTCTCAGCTCTCAAACGTTTCATCCTCCGcttaattatataagatataaactttataagatatcttacataattAAGCGATATATCAGTTAAGAAATCTTATAAAGGAAATTATAGACATCGTAATTCGATTATAAGAcatcttataaagaacgagatttgaatttgagataatgaacTCTCCTCCACTCGATGAAGGAGCCGACATGAAGCTGAAACTACATATAGTGGTTTGAAAAAGAATTGTTATTGCCATATATTCATGTTTGCTCGAAAACGACATCTGCTCCGTGCCTAACCGATCGTGGCGACAGAGGGTTGTCGGGTATGTTCCGCGTGCCTTCCAACAAAATGGTagttaccttacagagggagCAGCCATTTTCGAACTTTTTGGTTTTGCCGGTCTCACGAGATTTTCGttctttatgagatatcttataaacttttctttataggatatcttaaatattttttgagatatcttatatataatatcttataaaggaaagtttataatacattttgtatatcttataaaagatataagatatctcataaacgtatgagatatctcataaacatatataagatatctcatataatatataagatatcttatataatttggtaaaatgctggatcaacattgctccgcgaataaatAACATCTTGACTTGCCATACGCATGTGTCATGTTGACGTGATGAGACTATAATTGGCATGGAAACACATGTTTCTAGCGCAGCAAAATTATGCAGGATTAAAACAGGTGGCGACTGAATACTGATACTATTTTTGCAAAGGATACCCTGCTGTGGGAGATTTTACACATTTCTGTATGGGTTACCCCCGACTTCTAAGGGTTCAATGTCAGCAAGGTTGACTTGTATACTATTTCGCAAACAGGAAACATAGGGAGTAGTGTCTACAAAGAGAAACAAATAAGACACACCTATGTGTTATTGTATAAGCTCAGCTAGCATGTGCTAATAGACtccatttgtttatttgtttcttGTAAGAAGTTTATTTCAGCAGAAGGAAACCATGCAAAAACAGGAAAGACAAGAAAACTAAATATTCAGATATTGCAATGTCGATTACAGATAGTCACGAAATCCCGTTAGTGACTATATTATCAACGGACCAGTAGCTAATGTAAGACTTCATAGATCTGCCTTCCTCATTGGAAcactttttatttaattttttaaattctttatcGCCGTCAACTCAGACCAAAATATCTTTGCTTTTAATATCATACCAACATACttcaacctttcgcttacatataccaaagaatgtacaagaaaccaattctgacaaatatATTCTAAAAGTTTTTTGAACTATTATGTATTAATTGTGTCGCAGAAAGTTAATTCATTTTGGGGTAGGGAACCGTGTAGTTGATTTGCATTATTATGTTTCTCTGGGGAATACAAAAACGGGATTTTTCACACGCAAGTGAGAATTATTCACTTTTTCTTACAAGATTAATATTGGAGTGAGTACCTCCAACCAAATCCTGAAGATTTACATCTGAACGAGTTAATCCCCAATTTCCGAGGAAAtaggtccaaatttagatattgtccgattgcAATAACAAATTTGGTATGTAGATACATCATGGGACATAGGTTATTCTGTTAccttttttaaacaaatttttcgCCATTTCCGGGCgtctgattggtccaaattaagatattgtctgaCTTTGATGAAATTCGGTATGTAAGTACAACTATGAAGTTTCTAATTCCCCTTGATTGAGATTATGTCTTTggacagggtcaaattataACATCTTTTgcataaataaacaaatgtagtgtaaattttcaaatgtttgtgCCTCGAATACCATaacatatttaaacatttcactTCTACGCACCAACGAAAATAATACGTAATTTCACTTTTACGCACCAACGAAAATAATACGTAAGAAAGCtgttttgataaatttatgctaagatattgtcaattattatgttgcattaagttaaaATCCAGTTACTTTGGGTGTAGAAACATGTGAcgttatgttgtttttttgaaaTTAGATAAATTTTATCTGATTATAAAAGGTGTtagatagaaaattatttgacaaaatcaaagagttaccaggtTTTAACGATcacaatttacaaaatattcatcttcaaaatttcataactaagtaatttttttcatatctataagttgcttcATTctaaattccatatcaacatatttcaaccttttgcTTACATGCGTCAAAGAAAACATTCTGCGATaaacctgttctgacaaaattttactaaaattatgtcaattgaTTTGTcgcattaagttaaattaactaATTAAGGGTATGGaacaatgttacattttttttatcttttgcatacatgatttggtttggttttattttgtttaacgtccttttttaacagcaaaggtcatttaaggacggcctcccgtgcgtgcgacatgaatgaatgtggtgagtgcgtatgtgtgttttgggaggttgcggtatgttcgtgttaagtctcctggtgataggccggaacttttgcggatttatagtgctacctcactgaagcgtactgccgaagacacccagcaggacccggtcacattatactgacaacgggctaaccagtcgtcccactccaagtatgttgagcgctaagcaggagtagcaactaccatttttaaagactctggtgtGTCTCGggcaggggacagaacccaaaaccttcctcacaggggcgaacgctcaactaaaggccaaaagtgaggcactgtcaagggagacattaggaaaagaaagctgttaagaaagaagagaaaagataagatcccaaatttagtcgtctcttacgatcatgcaatgggggcagcaggtacaattcttacgtcttacctgcagggcagaattAACTTTCTGCGACACAATTAATACATAATAGTTAAAAAACTTTTAGAATagatttgtcagaattggtttcttgtACATTCTTTGatatatgtaagcgaaaggtcAAGTGGTTTTCTATAcgttttgtaataagttgaaattgattttaaaatcaattttaacttattacaaaaggtatagaaaactacttgacaaaattaaagaattaccaatattttatcatcactattttacaa encodes:
- the LOC117343093 gene encoding cyclin-dependent kinase 5 activator 1-like, which gives rise to MGTVLSFSPRPRKPLYEDINLNNFSYEILNNAKNQIQAPTTKEKNFKRHSIFLSGLSWKKFTVNAGKKKDKNFLRFSNASVRVLPGKIDNNFNIENVNLNRNIPKSVSCYNLKTETEEKQCSRRTIIVKNTEKGTSPKRTVIQASTSELLKCLGEYLRKRCKRLRHFEGCDVIMWLKTVDRSLLLQGWQDVAFINPANVVFVYMLIRDIVYSDIDSEHDLQSLVLTCLYLSYSYMGNEISYPLKPFLVEENRERFWDRCLLIINRQSSSMLKINSDPSFFTEIFTELKAYSPCI